One genomic window of Fusarium fujikuroi IMI 58289 draft genome, chromosome FFUJ_chr01 includes the following:
- a CDS encoding related to putative plasma membrane protein YRO2: protein MPAVIFARNDALDVNPQSGDARLSDAGSDWLWAVTAIYIVSFLAYFALSFKPRNNERIFHYLFTIALFVGAIAYFSIASGIAYSVIPTQRNLGRALSYQIYFAKYINWVVAFPIIILALGLMSGVSWATILFNIFLAWIWIISYLCSAYTTTSYKWGFFGFGTFAYLMLAFQTLHPGRTSAARLGLSRDYLMLAGWVNLLWMLYPIAYGISDGGNVVGVTGSFIFFGILDVLLIPGLAFAFMFLSKRWDYGALNLHFTQYGRVNAGNGVFPEKRAPVAPASEQPIPATATAAV from the exons ATGCCTGCTGTCATCTTTGCACGAAACGATGCTCTCGACGTCAATCCCCAATCGGGTGACGCTCGTCTCTCTGATGCTGGTTCAGACTGGCTCTGGGCTGTAACAGCTATCTACATCGTCAGCTTC CTCGCCTACTTTgctctcagcttcaagcctCGCAACAACGAGAGAATCTTCCACTACCTCTTCACGATCGCCCTCTTCGTCGGGGCAATCGCTTACTTCTCCATCGCCTCTGGAATTGCCTACTCTGTTATTCCCACGCAGCGTAACCTCGGCCGTGCTCTCTCATATCAGATCTACTTTGCCAAGTATATCAACTGGGTTGTTGCATTCCCTATTATCATTCTGGCTTTGGGACTCATGAGTGGTGTGAGCTGGGCTACTATCCTGTTTaacatcttcctcgcctGGATCTG GATCATCTCGTACCTTTGCTCCGCATACACCACAACCTCGTACAAATGGGGATTCTTCGGTTTCGGCACATTCGCCTATCTCATGCTTGCCTTCCAGACTCTCCATCCCGGCCGAACATCCGCTGCTCGCCTGGGCCTATCTCGGGACTATCTCATGCTCGCAGGCTGGGTGAACCTCCTCTGGATGCTGTACCCCATCGCCTATGGTATCTCTGATGGTGGTAACGTGGTTGGTGTCACtggaagcttcatcttctttggcatCCTCGACGTCCTTTTGATTCCCGGGCTCGCTTTTGCCTTCATGTTCTTGTCTAAGCGCTGGGACTACGGCGCGCTGAACTTGCACTTCACGCAGTATGGTCGCGTCAATGCTGGCAATGGTGTCTTCCCTGAGAAGAGGGCTCCTGTTGCTCCTGCATCTGAACAGCCTATTCCTGCTACTGCTACGGCTGCGGTCTAA
- a CDS encoding probable negative regulatory factor PREG, whose protein sequence is MLKTSPALSASANASPTAFRYATSSPQHSSKPSPALRRRPSTRSDTPSSADAMKSSPIQRPRQYVANDSGIHGSPEVQRPPSSISQKASAHPAQSPAPSRPSQDQTVQQGQGQAPSGVSPTKRRSSPTPTNPDAVAAANSSPQTSKRAKPATPPPKVLPDRYELCAVEDMVELVAHMLAELIATNDAIRISNGGLTRFHSRTAPGISVRDYLHRLARHATLTPPLLLAMVYYIDRLCAMYQEFTINTLTVHRFLITAATVAAKGLSDSFWNNTTYARVGGVRVAELKLLELEFLYRVDWKIVPNPEVLVVYYKGLVERTPGYVLESDGSDDEDEDEDDDPEDGENEPSDS, encoded by the exons ATGCTGAAGACGTCTCCAGCCTTGTCCGCCTCCGCCAATGCCTCGCCTACCGCTTTTCGATATGCGACGTCGTCCCCTCAGCACTCCTCAAAGCCTTCGCCAGCTCTCCGGCGACGGCCTTCTACCCGCTCCGACACTCCATCATCCGCCGACGCTATGAAGTCTTCTCCGATACAGCGTCCGAGACAGTATGTCGCGAATGACTCTGGTATACATGGCTCACCCGAAGTCCAACGACCGCCGTCATCAATTTCTCAAAAAGCCTCTGCGCATCCTGCACAATCACCTGCCCCCTCACGCCCTTCTCAGGATCAGACTGTgcagcaaggccaaggccaagcacCAAGCGGGGTGTCGCCAACTAAACGTCGAAGCTCTCCCACCCCGACCAATCcagatgctgttgctgctgcgaaCTCTTCACCACAGACGAGTAAACGTGCCAAACCTGCTACGCCGCCACCAAAAGTGTTACCAGATCGTTATGAGCTCTGTGCTGTAGAGGATATGGTAGAGTTGGTTGCGCATATGTTGGCAGAGTTGATCGCTACGAATGACGCCATCCGAATTTCGAATGGCGGATTGACTCGCTTTCACTCAAG AACCGCACCTGGAATCTCGGTTCGAGATTACCTCCATCGTTTGGCTAGACATGCGACCCTAACACCACCGCTTCTCCTGGCCATGGTTTACTACATTGATCGGCTATGCGCCATGTACCAAGAATTCACCATCAATACGTTGACTGTGCATCGATTTTTAATCACTGCAGCTACAGTCGCTGCTAAAGGGTTATCCGACTCTTTCTGGAACAATACCACTTATGCTAGGGTCGGTGGCGTTCGAGTAGCAGAACTCAAATTACTAGAGTTGGAATTTCTCTACCGAGTCGATTGGAAAATTGTTCCAAACCCTGAAGTCCTCGTGGTATATTACAAGGGTCTAGTGGAACGAACCCCTGGCTATGTTTTAGAATCGGATGGttcagacgacgaagacgaagatgaggatgatgacccCGAAGACGGAGAGAATGAGCCTTCGGACAGTTAG